A genomic window from Gossypium hirsutum isolate 1008001.06 chromosome D12, Gossypium_hirsutum_v2.1, whole genome shotgun sequence includes:
- the LOC107913429 gene encoding protein transport protein Sec61 subunit gamma-1, with protein sequence MDALDNVVDPLRDFAKDSVRLVKRCHKPDRKEFTKVAFRTAIGFVVMGFVGFFVKLIFIPINNIIVGSA encoded by the exons ATGGACGCCCTTGACAACGTGGTAGATCCTCTGAGAGACTTCGCCAAGGACAGCGTCCGCCTCGTCAAGCGTTGTCACAAACCCGATCGTAAAG AGTTCACGAAGGTGGCTTTCCGTACAGCGATCGGTTTCGTAGTGATGGGATTCGTCGGATTCTTCGTCAAGCTCATCTTTATTCCTATTAACAACATCATCGTTGGCTCCGCTTAG
- the LOC107913428 gene encoding uncharacterized protein: MGCKNKNQVFSHGESKGIMESEIKESPFVSMPKSPIQSSRPSSMVVKKAHTVIPAHIVAEAISTLHGLDLRWSGPITPTERDYVEQYVLAKYPQYAGQVELENIDLSSLCINEESSEAAIDDKKKSPRGNSRESSSPFFGSNHPDLDRIQLEPSRLLDILTKKSSFPGSFISIPEIQARNKVLKHCGLPDDDYLVLFTPNYKDAMMLVGESYPFFKGNFYMSIIGEELDYVKEFASYKESKVILAPETWLDLRIKGSQLSQYFRKKCKHSPKGLFSYPVDVNGMRYSMHWISEAHRNSWHVLLDATGLVVGQDLLNLALHRPDFVLCSLENTHAQPARITCLLVRKKSFDTTTSSSQMSE, encoded by the exons ATGGGGTGTAAGAACAAAAATCAGGTGTTTTCACATGGAGAATCTAAG gGAATAATGGAAAGTGAAATCAAAGAATCCCCTTTTGTATCCATGCCAAAATCACCTATACAAAGTAGCAGACCAAGCAGCATGGTTGTTAAG AAGGCACATACCGTGATTCCGGCGCATATTGTAGCTGAGGCAATATCGACGCTTCATGGTCTTGATCTCAGATGGTCGGGACCAATCACACCGACGGAAAGGGACTATGTTGAGCAATATGTGTTGGCAAAATATCCACAGTATGCAGGTCAAGTTGAGCTAGAAAATATAGACCTTTCTAGTCTATGCATCAATGAAGAGTCCTCGGAGGCTGCAATTGATGATAAAAAGAAATCACCAAGAGGTAATTCAAGAGAATCCTCGTCACCTTTCTTCGGAAGCAATCATCCGGACCTGGACAGGATTCAATTGGAGCCATCAAGATTGCTCGATATCCTCACGAAGAAATCGTCTTTCCCTGGAAGTTTCATTTCGATTCCGGAAATCCAAGCTCGAAACAAAGTTCTGAAACACTGCGGATTGCCCGACGATGACTACCTGGTTCTCTTCACACCAAACTACAAGGATGCAATGATGTTAGTAGGAGAAAGCTACCCTTTTTTTAAAGGTAACTTCTACATGAGCATCATTGGTGAAGAACTTgattatgtaaaggaatttgcgaGTTACAAGGAATCAAAAGTGATATTGGCACCTGAAACATGGTTGGATTTGAGAATCAAAGGGTCACAACTTAGTCAGTATTTCAGGAAAAAATGTAAGCATAGTCCAAAGGGATTGTTCTCGTATCCAGTTGATGTTAATGGGATGCGTTACTCTATGCATTGGATTTCGGAAGCTCATAGGAATTCATGGCATGTTCTGCTCGATGCAACTGGTTTAGTTGTCGGACAAGATCTGTTGAACCTCGCGCTTCATCGGCCTGATTTCGTGCTTTGTAGTCTGGAGAATACGCATGCTCAACCAGCAAGGATAACTTGCCTGTTGGTGAGGAAGAAATCGTTTGATACTACAACATCTTCATCTCAGATGAGTGAGTGA
- the LOC121224272 gene encoding ubiquitin-like modifier-activating enzyme 5, producing the protein MEVELKEMLDDLLSLRQSLSDPSLHASIDKLQLRVDRLTHLAKSVPVRRSKVKDMSAEVVDSNPYSRLMALQRMGIVENYERIREFSVAVVGIGGVGSVAAEMLTRCGIGRLLLYDYDKVELANMNRLFFRPDQVGMTKTDAAVQTLSDINPDVVLESYTLNITSVQGFETFMSSLKNKTFRPSKEGSGVDLVLSCVDNYEARMVVNQACTELNQAWMESGVSEDAVSGHIQLLIPGETACFACAPPLVVASGVDERTLKREGVCAASLPTTMGVVAGLLVQNTLKFLLGFGHVSPYLGYSSLKDFFPTMTMKPNPQCSNAACLERQKEYIRAKPARDAAAKAKMEAEAAAAATAGDMPLHVDNEWNISIVDDNEPAKSTCGTSSDALPEGLTRELPSADEFQKPQASGATDSAIDDLEDLRRQLEALNAA; encoded by the exons ATGGAGGTGGAATTGAAAGAGATGCTTGATGATCTATTGTCTCTAAGGCAATCTTTGTCTGATCCTTCTCTTCATGCTTCAATTGACAAG CTGCAATTGCGTGTTGATCGTCTTACTCATCTTGCTAAGTCTGTACCTGTTCGACGGTCAAAAGTCAAG GATATGAGTGCTGAGGTGGTTGATAGCAATCCCTATAGTAGGCTCATGGCACTTCAAAGAATGGGTATCGTGGAGAACTATGAAAGGATCCGGGAGTTCTCAGTTGCCGTAGTT GGTATTGGTGGTGTTGGCAGTGTTGCAGCTGAGATGCTGACAAGGTGCGGCATTGGTCGACTTTTGTTGTATGATTATGATAAAGTGGAGTTGGCTAACATGAATAGGCTATTCTTTCGCCCAGATCAG GTTGGTATGACAAAGACTGATGCTGCTGTTCAGACCCTTTCAGATATCAATCCTGATGTTGTGCTTGAG agCTATACGCTGAATATCACTTCCGTACAAGGATTTGAAACCTTTATGTCAAGCTTAAAGAATAAAACATTTCGCCCAAGTAAGGAAGGTAGCGGAGTGGATCTTGTTTTAAGTTGTGTAGACAATTACGAAGCAAGGATGGTGGTCAACCAG GCTTGCACTGAGTTGAATCAGGCATGGATGGAGTCTG GTGTATCTGAGGATGCAGTTTCAGGTCATATACAGTTGCTGATTCCGGGAGAAACTGCTTGTTTTGCATGTGCACCTCCTTTG GTTGTAGCATCTGGAGTGGATGAACGAACACTCAAGCGTGAAGGGGTTTGTGCCGCATCTTTGCCAACTACCATG GGAGTTGTTGCTGGGCTTCTAGTTCAAAATACACTAAAGTTCTTGTTGGGATTTGGACACGTTTCTCCCTACTTG GGGTACAGTTCTCTTAAAGACTTCTTCCCAACAATGACAATGAAGCCAAATCCCCAATGTTCAAATGCTGCCTGTCTGGAGCGGCAG AAAGAATACATTCGTGCAAAGCCAGCCAGGGATGCTGCAGCTAAAGCGAAGATGGAGGCTGAAGCTGCTGCCGCTGCCACAGCAGGAGATATGCCACTCCATGTTGATAATGAGTGGAACATAAG CATTGTCGATGATAATGAGCCGGCAAAGAGTACATGTGGCACAAGTTCAG ATGCGCTTCCAGAAGGTCTCACTCGTGAGCTCCCAAGTGCGGATGAATTTCAAAAGCCCCAGGCATCTGGAGCCACAGATTCCGCTATTGATGACCTTGAAGATCTGCGGCGGCAACTTGAGGCTCTGAACGCTGCATAA
- the LOC121224273 gene encoding deoxycytidylate deaminase, which produces MNCRDVALVSTATIFGALASAFAYYTFFSNPIKPSSRINSTANGGVSKQRSSQDPFDPSKRKGYLSWDDYFMAIAFLSAKRSKDPNRQVGACLVSQNGIILGIGYNGFPRGCSDDQLPWAKMSKSGDPLETKYPYVCHAEVNAILNTNHASAAGQRLYVTMFPCNECAKIIIQSGVSEVIYFIEKRLNTDTAYVASHKLLSMAGVKVRKHQPQMDQILLKFMEL; this is translated from the exons ATGAACTGCCGCGATGTTGCTCTGGTCTCAACGGCCACTATCTTTGGGGCTTTAGCCTCTGCTTTTGCTTACTATACATTCTTCTCCAACCCTATTAAACCGTCTTCTCGAATCAATTCGACTGCAAACGGCGGCGTTTCAAAGCAACGCTCTTCTCAGGATCCTTTCGATCCTTCAAAACGCAAAGG aTATTTGTCATGGGATGATTATTTTATGGCAATTGCTTTTTTATCCGCTAAGAGATCCAAAGACCCAAACAGGCAG GTTGGTGCATGCTTGGTGAGTCAAAATGGTATAATACTTG GCATTGGCTATAATGGGTTTCCAAGAGGTTGTTCTGATGACCAGCTTCCTTGGGCAAAG ATGTCCAAATCTGGGGATCCATTGGAGACAAAGTATCC GTATGTTTGTCATGCTGAAGTCAATGCTATCTTGAATACAAATCATGCATCCGCAGCTGGCCAG AGGCTTTATGTGACCATGTTTCCTTGCAATGAATGTGCAAAGATAATCATTCAG TCAGGTGTCTCAGAAGTCATATATTTTATAGAAAAAAGACTGAATACAGACACAGCATATGTTGCTTCGCACAAGCTGCTATCAATGGCTGGTGTTAAG GTCAGAAAACATCAGCCACAGATGGACCAAATTTTACTCAAGTTCATGGAGTTGTAG